A single genomic interval of Helianthus annuus cultivar XRQ/B chromosome 6, HanXRQr2.0-SUNRISE, whole genome shotgun sequence harbors:
- the LOC110865964 gene encoding hexokinase-2, chloroplastic has protein sequence MSTVLNPPPTLRSFRSPTPRSPRLSMLLRSTTLSTAAALPVLTKLQHDCATPLPLLRNIADNMAADMRAGLAVDGGSDLKMILSYVDSLPTGHERGLFYALDLGGTNFRVLRTQLGGRDERVIDTEFEQVSIPQDLMSGTSDELFDFIASALAKFVKKEGGKFVLPNGRSRETGFTFSFPVKQTSIDSGILIKWTKGFSVSGTPGKDIVACLNEAMGRQGLDMRVSALVNDTVATLAGARYWDDDVMVAVILGTGTNACYVESVEAIPKLQGRKSTYGKTIINTEWGAFSNGLPLTEYDRAMDAESINPGEQLYEKTISGMYLGEIVRRVLVRMAETGSLFGKHIPEKLQTPFALGTPNISSMQQDTSEDLEAVGSILYEATGVDSNLDARKMVVEVCDTIAKRGGRLAGAGIVGILQKMEEDSKGVVFGKRMVVAMDGGLYEHYPQYKRYLKNAVAELLGPELSSHVVIEHSKDGSGIGAALLAATNSIYEH, from the exons ATGTCCACCGTCCTCAACCCACCACCAACCCTCCGATCCTTCCGGTCACCCACTCCCCGCTCGCCACGTCTCTCCATGCTCCTCCGATCCACCACCCTCTCCACCGCCGCAGCCCTTCCTGTACTCACCAAGTTGCAACACGACTGCGCCACCCCTCTCCCACTTCTCCGGAACATTGCCGACAACATGGCGGCCGACATGCGTGCTGGTCTTGCTGTTGACGGCGGTAGTGATCTTAAGATGATCCTTAGCTATGTTGATTCTCTGCCTACTGG GCATGAAAGAGGGTTGTTTTATGCGTTGGACCTCGGTGGTACGAATTTCCGAGTTCTTAGAACTCAGTTAGGAGGAAGGGATGAGCGGGTGATCGATACCGAATTTGAGCAAGTTTCTATACCACAAGACTTAATGTCTGGCACCTCTGAC GAACTTTTTGATTTTATCGCATCCGCGTTAGCAAAATTCGTGAAGAAAGAGGGTGGAAAGTTTGTGTTGCCAAATGGTAGAAGTAGAGAGACAGGGTTTACCTTTTCTTTTCCTGTGAAGCAAACCTCCATTGATTCCGGAATACTAATCAAGTGGACAAAGGGGTTTTCCGTCTCAGGAACG CCTGGTAAGGACATTGTAGCGTGTTTAAATGAAGCCATGGGAAGGCAAGGGCTTGATATGCGTGTTTCTGCTTTG GTTAATGATACGGTTGCAACACTAGCCGGAGCAAGATACTGGGACGATGATGTCATGGTTGCGGTAATTCTTGGAACCGGAACCAATGCTTGCTATGTAGAATCCGTGGAAGCCATTCCTAAACTACAAGGCCGTAAATCTACTTATGGAAAAACG ATTATAAATACCGAGTGGGGAGCATTCTCAAACGGTCTACCTTTGACCGAGTATGATAGAGCAATGGACGCCGAGAGTATAAACCCTGGAGAACAA TTATATGAAAAGACAATCTCGGGCATGTATCTTGGCGAAATTGTGAGACGGGTACTTGTGAGGATGGCTGAAACCGGTTCATTGTTTGGAAAACATATTCCCGAAAAGCTACAAACTCCGTTTGCTCTCGG GACCCCAAATATAAGTTCTATGCAGCAGGATACTTCTGAAGATCTTGAAGCAGTTGGATCAATCCTCTATGAAGCCACAGGG GTTGACTCAAATTTGGACGCGAGAAAGATGGTGGTGGAGGTTTGCGACACAATCGCAAAGCGTGGGGGCCGCTTGGCCGGAGCAGGAATCGTTGGAATACTCCAAAAGATGGAGGAGGATTCCAAGGGTGTCGTTTTTGGAAAACGTATGGTTGTTGCTATGGATGGAGGTCTATACGAACACTACCCTCAATACAAGCGATACCTTAAAAATGCGGTAGCGGAACTTCTAGGTCCCGAGTTATCGAGTCATGTAGTTATCGAGCATTCGAAAGATGGATCCGGTATTGGAGCTGCACTCTTGGCTGCTACAAATTCTATTTATGAACATTGA